One region of Chryseobacterium muglaense genomic DNA includes:
- a CDS encoding diphosphomevalonate/mevalonate 3,5-bisphosphate decarboxylase family protein: MTTQEFLGKENFTINDQTVSESCPSNIALIKYWGKYKDQIPANPSISFTLNHCKTNTEMEFLANETFSVQTFLSGSEEVKFAEKIEKYFKNIEQYLPWILKGKYIIRTENTFPHSSGIASSASGFGAIAKCLMKLDESFSSENHQPSTINQKASFLARLGSGSACRSLYNGLVVWGESEDVLGSSDLFAVQYPNSEVHDIFKDFNDWVLLIHEGVKSVSSTVGHGLMNTNPYAERRFQEARENFVPMKEILKNGDMQRFIKLVEHEALTLHAMMMMSDPAFILMQTGTLEVINKIWNFRKETNLPLFFTLDAGANVHLLFPNNGSEEKIKTFIETELLQHTQKNGVVKDVMKF; encoded by the coding sequence ATGACAACACAAGAATTTTTGGGAAAAGAAAATTTTACAATAAATGACCAAACGGTTTCAGAAAGCTGTCCGTCCAATATTGCCTTAATCAAATATTGGGGGAAGTATAAAGACCAGATTCCTGCAAATCCAAGTATCAGTTTTACATTAAATCATTGTAAAACAAATACAGAGATGGAATTTTTAGCAAATGAAACATTTTCTGTACAGACTTTTCTGTCAGGAAGCGAGGAAGTGAAATTTGCCGAAAAAATTGAAAAATATTTTAAGAATATTGAGCAGTATCTTCCTTGGATTTTAAAAGGAAAATACATTATCAGAACAGAAAATACATTTCCTCACAGTTCAGGAATTGCGAGTTCGGCATCAGGATTTGGAGCGATCGCAAAATGTCTGATGAAACTGGATGAAAGTTTTTCTTCTGAAAACCATCAACCATCAACCATTAACCAAAAAGCGAGCTTTTTAGCAAGATTAGGAAGTGGAAGTGCATGCAGAAGTCTTTACAACGGATTGGTCGTTTGGGGCGAATCTGAGGACGTTTTAGGAAGCTCGGATTTGTTTGCTGTACAATATCCAAATTCTGAAGTTCATGATATTTTTAAAGATTTTAACGATTGGGTTTTGCTGATTCATGAAGGAGTAAAAAGCGTTTCTTCAACGGTTGGGCATGGTTTGATGAATACCAATCCTTATGCAGAAAGAAGATTTCAGGAGGCAAGAGAAAATTTTGTTCCGATGAAAGAAATCTTGAAAAACGGAGATATGCAACGTTTCATTAAACTGGTTGAGCACGAAGCATTGACGCTTCATGCGATGATGATGATGAGCGATCCTGCATTTATTTTGATGCAAACAGGAACTTTAGAAGTCATCAATAAAATCTGGAATTTCAGAAAAGAAACCAATTTGCCATTATTTTTCACTTTGGATGCGGGTGCAAATGTTCATCTGCTATTTCCAAATAATGGTTCAGAAGAAAAAATAAAAACTTTTATCGAAACTGAATTATTGCAGCATACTCAGAAAAATGGAGTAGTGAAGGATGTGATGAAATTTTAG
- a CDS encoding nuclear transport factor 2 family protein has protein sequence MRKFLIILLFLGSFCFAQKTENDAIKESVEKLFTGMKNADTVVIKSVFADNAILQTITKKEVVKTEKLQDFLSSFSKLSKNDADEKIRFEAIHIDGNLASVFTPYEFYYKGKFSHCGANSFQLVKQNNVWKIQYLIDTRRTNCNK, from the coding sequence ATGAGAAAATTCTTAATCATTTTGTTATTTTTAGGTTCATTCTGTTTCGCACAAAAAACTGAAAATGATGCCATAAAAGAAAGTGTGGAAAAGCTTTTTACAGGAATGAAAAATGCTGATACGGTTGTGATAAAATCTGTTTTTGCAGACAATGCAATTTTACAAACCATAACTAAAAAAGAGGTGGTGAAAACAGAAAAACTGCAAGATTTTTTATCTTCTTTTTCGAAATTGTCAAAGAATGATGCAGATGAAAAAATCAGGTTTGAAGCGATTCACATTGATGGAAATTTAGCGAGCGTTTTTACACCTTACGAATTTTATTATAAAGGAAAGTTTTCGCATTGCGGAGCCAATAGCTTTCAATTGGTAAAACAGAATAATGTCTGGAAAATTCAATATTTAATCGATACAAGACGAACAAACTGTAATAAATAA
- a CDS encoding 5-(carboxyamino)imidazole ribonucleotide synthase has protein sequence MKIGILGGGQLGRMLIQEALKYDDEFYTLDPASDAPCHNISHFTQGSFNDYETVLEFGKDKDVVTIEIEHVNADALAELENQGIKVVPNSQIIKIIQQKILQKKFYEEHNIPSPDFEIMDGSSDEIKMPLPFVQKMNTGGYDGKGVQVIRTNEDMKNLWIKDSVLEKLVDIDKELSVIVAKNENGETQIFPVTEMVADPKLNLLDFNICPVFLSEEIEDQIDSITEKFLNAVNSPGLFAIELFLDKEGKVWVNETAPRLHNSGHQSQEGNANSQFEQMYRVVKNLPLADTDAVIYSGMLNLVGAEGFSGKVIYEGMEEVLKLPETYIHLYGKTETKPGRKMGHINVLAESREELMEKLIQVKAMVRVIA, from the coding sequence ATGAAAATAGGAATTTTAGGAGGCGGCCAGCTCGGAAGAATGTTAATTCAGGAAGCGCTGAAGTATGATGATGAATTTTACACTTTAGATCCTGCTTCAGATGCGCCTTGTCATAATATTTCGCATTTTACACAAGGGAGTTTTAATGATTACGAAACGGTTCTTGAGTTCGGGAAAGATAAAGATGTGGTAACGATTGAGATTGAACATGTAAATGCAGATGCGTTGGCTGAACTGGAAAATCAAGGGATAAAAGTAGTTCCGAATTCTCAAATAATTAAGATCATTCAGCAGAAAATTCTTCAGAAGAAATTTTACGAAGAACACAATATTCCAAGTCCTGATTTTGAAATTATGGATGGAAGTTCAGACGAAATAAAAATGCCACTGCCTTTCGTACAGAAAATGAATACAGGTGGTTACGACGGAAAAGGAGTTCAGGTAATCCGTACCAATGAAGATATGAAGAACCTTTGGATTAAGGATTCAGTTCTTGAAAAATTAGTTGATATCGACAAAGAACTTTCGGTAATTGTTGCCAAAAACGAAAACGGAGAAACGCAAATTTTCCCTGTGACGGAAATGGTTGCCGATCCTAAATTGAACTTACTTGACTTTAATATTTGCCCGGTTTTTTTGAGTGAAGAAATTGAAGATCAAATCGATTCAATTACAGAGAAATTTCTGAATGCTGTTAATTCTCCGGGACTATTTGCGATTGAATTGTTTTTAGATAAAGAAGGAAAAGTTTGGGTAAATGAAACAGCTCCGAGATTACACAATTCAGGACATCAAAGTCAGGAAGGAAATGCCAATTCGCAATTCGAACAAATGTATCGTGTGGTCAAAAATCTTCCTTTGGCAGATACTGATGCCGTTATTTACAGCGGAATGCTGAATTTAGTTGGAGCAGAAGGCTTTTCAGGAAAAGTAATTTATGAAGGAATGGAAGAGGTTTTAAAGCTTCCAGAAACCTACATTCACCTTTACGGAAAAACAGAAACCAAACCCGGAAGAAAAATGGGACACATCAATGTTTTGGCAGAATCCAGAGAAGAATTAATGGAGAAGCTGATCCAAGTAAAAGCGATGGTAAGAGTAATTGCTTAA
- a CDS encoding DUF1634 domain-containing protein: MRKDFTDVDLNRSVGNLLRLGVILSVITSLVGFVKLFMEGFEMPKKYKLLDMGTSSDKVWSHFWETLCKGEGMAIIQLGILMLIFTPLMRIIFALIGYLKEKDYVYVIISSIVLAIMAISFFTGYAH, from the coding sequence ATGAGAAAGGATTTTACAGATGTTGACCTTAACCGTTCTGTTGGAAATCTCCTTCGTTTGGGCGTTATTTTATCGGTTATCACTTCGCTGGTTGGTTTTGTAAAGCTTTTCATGGAAGGTTTTGAAATGCCAAAAAAATATAAACTTCTCGACATGGGAACTTCTTCAGATAAAGTCTGGAGCCATTTTTGGGAAACCCTTTGCAAAGGTGAAGGAATGGCCATCATTCAATTGGGAATCCTAATGTTGATTTTCACACCTTTGATGAGGATTATTTTTGCATTAATCGGCTATCTTAAAGAAAAAGATTACGTGTATGTGATCATCTCTTCAATTGTTTTAGCAATTATGGCGATAAGTTTCTTTACGGGTTATGCGCATTAA
- the gloA2 gene encoding SMU1112c/YaeR family gloxylase I-like metalloprotein, protein MKIHHIAIICSDYEVSKKFYTEILGLNIVREVYREERQSYKLDLAIGEDYVIELFSFPNPPQRPSRPESCGLRHLAFSVENVNEKREELIQKGLSCEEIRIDEFTGKEFFFTQDPDDLPLEFYEN, encoded by the coding sequence ATGAAAATTCATCATATCGCCATTATCTGCTCAGATTACGAGGTTTCAAAAAAGTTTTATACCGAAATTTTAGGTTTAAATATCGTGCGCGAGGTTTATCGTGAAGAAAGACAATCTTATAAATTAGATTTAGCGATTGGAGAAGATTATGTTATCGAGCTATTTTCATTTCCAAATCCTCCACAACGACCTTCAAGACCTGAATCTTGTGGTTTAAGACATTTAGCTTTCTCGGTAGAAAACGTGAACGAAAAACGTGAAGAATTAATTCAAAAAGGATTAAGTTGTGAAGAAATTCGCATCGATGAGTTTACCGGAAAAGAATTTTTCTTTACACAAGATCCTGATGATCTACCGTTAGAATTTTATGAGAATTAA
- a CDS encoding endonuclease/exonuclease/phosphatase family protein has translation MWETYLVLSALLLILTILPKIPSSHWVFRFPDFGKIQITYFTIITFVLGFIIEKTDYFWYLQGLLLAIIIYHGITLIKYTSLYKVKKHPRTDQSSKKYHFISANVYQFNTDFEKFIQLINKNKPEIFLTMESNGDWEKALQVLEKDYPYQHKVTLENTYGMHFYSKMKIEESKTHYFVADDIPSIEAHLKTEDGFEFVFFGVHPPPPSPTEEETSKERDGDILSVAKRVTEIKKQVIVVGDFNNVAWSKSSILFKKISHLIDPRVGHAFVSTFHAKYKLFRFPIDLMFHSEDIFIKDLKTLENFGSDHLPVYCEFFIDHHNDDQEERVEQADSEEMIEAEEMIEEGKKEDGERDAVVTED, from the coding sequence ATGTGGGAAACTTATCTTGTTTTAAGCGCTTTATTGTTGATTTTAACCATTTTACCAAAAATCCCAAGCTCGCATTGGGTTTTTCGGTTTCCTGATTTTGGTAAAATTCAGATTACTTATTTTACAATCATCACTTTTGTTTTAGGTTTTATCATCGAAAAGACGGACTATTTTTGGTATCTACAAGGTTTATTGCTTGCCATAATCATTTATCACGGAATTACGTTGATTAAATACACTTCGCTTTATAAAGTAAAAAAACATCCACGAACAGATCAATCGTCAAAGAAATATCACTTTATTTCTGCCAATGTTTATCAGTTTAATACCGATTTTGAAAAATTCATTCAATTAATTAACAAAAATAAGCCTGAGATATTCTTGACAATGGAAAGCAACGGTGATTGGGAAAAAGCATTGCAGGTTTTAGAAAAAGATTATCCGTACCAACATAAAGTAACACTTGAAAACACTTACGGAATGCATTTTTACTCTAAAATGAAAATTGAAGAATCAAAAACTCATTATTTTGTAGCAGATGATATCCCGAGTATTGAAGCACATTTAAAAACAGAAGATGGTTTTGAATTTGTATTTTTCGGAGTTCACCCACCACCTCCAAGTCCGACAGAAGAAGAAACCTCAAAAGAAAGAGACGGCGATATCCTCAGCGTTGCGAAAAGAGTGACTGAAATAAAAAAACAGGTAATCGTTGTAGGAGATTTCAATAATGTTGCTTGGTCTAAATCATCAATTCTTTTCAAAAAAATAAGCCATTTGATAGACCCTAGAGTTGGGCATGCTTTTGTGTCTACTTTTCATGCAAAATATAAGCTTTTCAGGTTTCCTATTGACCTGATGTTTCACAGTGAAGATATTTTCATCAAAGATTTAAAAACATTAGAAAATTTTGGTTCAGATCACCTTCCGGTTTATTGTGAGTTCTTTATCGACCATCACAATGATGACCAGGAAGAACGTGTAGAACAGGCAGATTCTGAAGAAATGATTGAAGCAGAAGAAATGATTGAGGAAGGAAAAAAAGAAGATGGAGAGCGTGATGCAGTCGTTACCGAAGATTGA
- a CDS encoding DUF1543 domain-containing protein — protein MKLFYIILGATPKGRNIEQHDVFFGIADSLKDLVPDMKDFWKEADGKIHLDCYQEVKFADGFEVKIVEKGEETSENQLYFINLGGYKKGYFEEFHEQHLMVGTSMADIVKKAKQTNFYKTMGFEGAVSHIDDKHGVDIDDIFNVSDILPEKMKEKYSIVLIKSDAENQENPMGLGYLKIDKIQ, from the coding sequence ATGAAGTTATTTTATATCATTCTTGGTGCAACACCAAAAGGCAGAAATATAGAGCAGCATGATGTTTTCTTTGGGATTGCAGATAGCCTTAAAGATTTGGTTCCGGATATGAAAGATTTTTGGAAGGAAGCCGATGGGAAAATTCATCTCGACTGTTATCAGGAAGTGAAATTTGCTGATGGTTTTGAAGTGAAAATTGTAGAAAAAGGTGAAGAAACTTCAGAAAATCAGCTATATTTTATCAATTTAGGTGGTTATAAAAAAGGTTATTTTGAAGAATTCCACGAGCAACATTTGATGGTGGGGACTTCAATGGCAGATATTGTGAAAAAAGCCAAGCAGACAAATTTCTACAAAACAATGGGGTTTGAAGGTGCAGTAAGCCACATCGATGATAAACACGGTGTTGATATTGATGATATTTTTAATGTCAGTGATATTCTTCCAGAAAAAATGAAAGAAAAATATTCAATTGTTTTAATTAAATCTGATGCCGAAAATCAGGAAAATCCGATGGGATTAGGATATTTGAAAATCGATAAAATTCAATAA
- a CDS encoding sulfite exporter TauE/SafE family protein, giving the protein MSEIIILFLGAISAGLLGSLTGLGGGVIIIPLLTLGFGVPMHYAIGASLISVIGTSSGAAVAFVKEGFTNMRIGMFLEIATTSGAIVGALVSGMLNPNTIGIIFASILLLTVILNLKGKPDHQEPLIKGSLEDKLKLYGTFPDKGVVKNYSARNTIPGFFMMMFAGAMSGLLGIGSGALKVLAMDNMMRLPFKVSTTTSNFMIGVTAVASSLIYFQRGEIIPVIVAPVLVGVVVGSFIGSKTLMVSKTKKLKTFFAIVITILSIYMMYNGIRSNFK; this is encoded by the coding sequence ATGTCGGAGATTATTATTCTTTTTCTTGGCGCTATCTCGGCCGGGCTTTTAGGTTCACTTACCGGTTTGGGAGGAGGAGTTATCATTATCCCTTTATTAACGCTTGGTTTCGGTGTTCCTATGCATTATGCAATTGGTGCTTCATTGATTTCGGTAATCGGAACTTCTTCCGGAGCAGCCGTTGCTTTCGTAAAAGAAGGTTTTACCAATATGAGAATCGGAATGTTTCTCGAGATTGCAACCACTTCAGGAGCAATTGTGGGAGCTTTGGTTTCCGGAATGCTTAATCCTAATACGATCGGGATTATCTTCGCCAGTATTCTTTTGCTTACGGTTATTTTAAATCTTAAAGGAAAGCCTGATCATCAGGAACCTTTAATTAAAGGAAGCCTGGAAGATAAACTTAAATTATACGGAACTTTCCCCGACAAAGGTGTTGTGAAAAACTATTCAGCAAGAAATACCATTCCAGGATTTTTTATGATGATGTTTGCAGGAGCAATGTCCGGACTTTTAGGAATTGGTTCTGGTGCTTTGAAGGTTTTGGCAATGGATAATATGATGAGACTGCCTTTCAAAGTTTCTACCACAACCAGTAACTTCATGATTGGGGTAACAGCCGTTGCAAGTTCATTAATTTATTTCCAGAGAGGAGAAATTATTCCGGTAATTGTAGCGCCTGTTTTGGTAGGTGTTGTAGTGGGAAGTTTTATAGGTTCTAAAACTTTAATGGTTTCAAAAACAAAAAAACTAAAGACATTTTTCGCAATCGTAATTACGATTCTTTCAATTTATATGATGTATAACGGTATTAGAAGCAATTTCAAATGA
- a CDS encoding phosphatase PAP2 family protein, with translation MKFKNIAFLSTFSTYLKDKRKTLFLCFSIFFIVVFLLLSFYVVDSSPKSWDLLVSQELQEDPSALLDVLMKGFSWLGTVYVAAVMVVVFSLVFWIFKYTKEALFVLSCLLSGGVSYALKMLIDRPRPTTDFVRIVEETHYQSFPSGHVLFYTAFFATLIVIAISSRILKLSWKLMISSICAAMIILGAVSRIYLGAHWFTDVIGGFIVGVLFVMFTGSIYLRSKKKQIK, from the coding sequence ATGAAATTCAAAAATATTGCATTTCTGAGTACTTTCTCAACCTATCTCAAAGATAAAAGAAAAACGCTTTTTCTGTGTTTTTCTATTTTTTTTATCGTTGTTTTTCTCCTGTTGAGTTTTTATGTCGTTGATTCTTCTCCAAAATCCTGGGATCTTCTTGTTTCTCAGGAACTTCAGGAAGATCCAAGTGCGCTCTTAGACGTTTTGATGAAAGGCTTCAGTTGGCTGGGAACTGTTTATGTTGCAGCAGTTATGGTTGTTGTATTTTCTTTGGTTTTTTGGATATTTAAATATACTAAAGAAGCTCTTTTTGTCTTGTCATGTCTTTTATCAGGCGGTGTAAGTTATGCTTTAAAAATGCTTATCGATCGTCCGAGACCTACTACAGATTTTGTAAGAATCGTTGAAGAAACACACTACCAAAGCTTTCCGAGCGGTCATGTTTTATTTTATACTGCTTTTTTCGCAACGTTGATTGTGATTGCCATTTCTTCAAGAATTTTAAAATTATCATGGAAACTTATGATTTCTTCAATCTGTGCAGCAATGATTATTTTGGGAGCTGTTTCGCGTATTTATTTAGGTGCGCATTGGTTTACAGATGTGATTGGCGGATTCATCGTTGGAGTTCTCTTTGTGATGTTTACAGGAAGTATTTATCTGAGAAGTAAAAAGAAACAGATTAAGTAA